In Oleiharenicola lentus, the following are encoded in one genomic region:
- the rplL gene encoding 50S ribosomal protein L7/L12 — translation MSNITKDQVIEWLSGQSIIDLAALVKDLEAKWGVSAAAAVAVAAPGAGGGAAAAPAEEKTEFNVVLTDAGANKIGVIKEVRAITGLGLKEAKDLVEGAPKPVKEGANKAEAEEIKKKLEAAGAKVELK, via the coding sequence ATGAGCAACATCACCAAAGACCAAGTCATCGAGTGGCTGTCCGGCCAGTCGATCATCGATCTCGCCGCCCTCGTCAAGGACCTCGAGGCCAAGTGGGGCGTTTCCGCCGCCGCGGCCGTCGCGGTTGCCGCCCCCGGTGCCGGCGGTGGCGCCGCGGCCGCTCCCGCCGAGGAGAAGACCGAGTTCAACGTCGTCCTCACCGACGCCGGCGCGAACAAGATCGGCGTCATCAAGGAAGTCCGTGCTATCACGGGTCTCGGCCTCAAGGAGGCCAAGGATCTCGTCGAGGGCGCGCCGAAGCCCGTCAAGGAAGGCGCCAACAAGGCCGAGGCCGAGGAGATCAAGAAGAAGCTCGAGGCCGCCGGTGCCAAGGTGGAGCTCAAGTAA
- the rplA gene encoding 50S ribosomal protein L1: protein MPVKHSKRYNSAVKAADLTKEYPLAEAVEILSKFPKAKFDETIELSFRLGVDPAQGDQMVRGTTPLPNGSGKKVRVIVFTDDAPKAIAAGADHAGLADLMAKINEGWLDFDVAIATTEAMKQVRTLARVLGPKGLMPNPKSGTVTDDIAAGIKAVKAGRVEFKVDKTANIGVGVGKRSFTPAQISENVSAVLEAVGKAKPAAFKGHYIKSVTLSSSMSPGVKLAATEFNKF from the coding sequence ATGCCCGTCAAACACAGCAAACGCTACAACAGCGCCGTCAAGGCCGCTGATCTCACCAAGGAGTATCCACTCGCGGAAGCGGTGGAGATCCTCTCCAAGTTCCCCAAGGCCAAGTTCGATGAGACCATCGAACTGTCCTTCCGCCTCGGCGTGGATCCCGCGCAGGGCGACCAGATGGTCCGCGGCACCACGCCGCTGCCCAACGGTTCCGGTAAGAAGGTCCGCGTGATCGTCTTCACCGACGACGCCCCCAAGGCCATCGCCGCGGGTGCCGACCATGCCGGTCTCGCCGACCTCATGGCGAAGATCAACGAGGGTTGGCTCGACTTCGACGTCGCCATTGCGACGACCGAAGCCATGAAGCAGGTCCGCACGCTCGCCCGCGTGCTCGGTCCCAAGGGCCTCATGCCGAACCCGAAGTCCGGCACCGTCACCGACGACATCGCCGCGGGCATCAAGGCCGTTAAGGCCGGCCGCGTGGAGTTCAAGGTGGACAAGACCGCCAACATCGGCGTGGGCGTGGGCAAGCGCTCCTTCACCCCTGCCCAGATCAGCGAGAACGTCTCCGCGGTCCTCGAGGCCGTGGGCAAGGCCAAGCCGGCCGCGTTCAAGGGCCACTACATCAAGAGCGTCACGCTCTCCTCGTCCATGAGCCCCGGCGTCAAGCTGGCGGCCACCGAGTTCAACAAATTCTAA
- the secE gene encoding preprotein translocase subunit SecE: MANPFRSARLFVSELIGELQKASWPTKTELKDSTIVVIVACLLLGLFTSISDFALLNVVNAVTEWVSR; encoded by the coding sequence ATGGCAAATCCCTTCCGCTCCGCCCGCCTCTTCGTCAGCGAACTGATCGGCGAACTGCAAAAGGCCAGCTGGCCGACCAAGACCGAGCTCAAGGATTCGACGATCGTCGTGATCGTTGCGTGCCTGCTGCTCGGCCTCTTCACGAGCATCAGCGACTTTGCTCTCCTGAATGTCGTGAACGCCGTGACCGAGTGGGTCAGCCGTTAA
- the rplK gene encoding 50S ribosomal protein L11, translated as MAKKIQGYVRLQLPAGAANPAPPVGPALGAQGVNIMGFCKEFNAKTKDQNGMIIPVVITVYSDKSFTFICKSPPASVLLKKAAGVASGSAKPNSDKVGKVTKKQILEIIKIKKADLNANSDEAAIRMIAGTARNMGIEVVD; from the coding sequence ATGGCCAAGAAAATTCAAGGTTACGTGCGCCTCCAGCTTCCCGCCGGTGCCGCCAATCCCGCTCCCCCCGTCGGCCCCGCCCTCGGCGCGCAGGGCGTCAATATCATGGGCTTCTGCAAGGAGTTCAACGCGAAGACCAAGGATCAGAACGGCATGATCATCCCCGTGGTGATCACTGTTTATTCCGACAAGTCCTTCACGTTCATCTGCAAGTCGCCCCCGGCTTCGGTGCTCCTGAAGAAGGCCGCCGGCGTCGCCTCTGGCTCCGCCAAGCCCAATTCCGACAAGGTGGGCAAGGTCACCAAGAAGCAGATTCTTGAGATCATCAAAATCAAGAAGGCCGACCTCAATGCCAACAGCGACGAAGCGGCCATCCGCATGATCGCCGGCACCGCCCGCAACATGGGCATCGAGGTCGTCGACTAA
- the nusG gene encoding transcription termination/antitermination protein NusG — MSTQTSNAQWFALHTLSGQENKVKNYIEKFKKAEELDDLIHEVLLPTEVVSEVKGGKKSVKTRKLYPGYVFINMCLFDETKKVMIKPFYFVKDAAGVIGFVGGDNPAPLRQAEIDEIKARIEAASGKEVPKVTFEVGEELKITDGAFANLTGRVDEVDPTRGKLKISVSIFGRFTPVELEYWQVQRASES, encoded by the coding sequence ATGTCCACCCAGACTTCCAACGCCCAGTGGTTCGCCCTCCACACGCTCTCCGGCCAGGAGAACAAGGTGAAGAACTACATCGAGAAGTTCAAAAAGGCCGAGGAGCTCGACGATCTCATCCACGAGGTTTTGCTCCCGACGGAGGTCGTCTCCGAGGTCAAGGGCGGCAAGAAATCCGTCAAGACCCGCAAGCTGTATCCGGGATACGTTTTCATCAACATGTGCCTTTTCGACGAGACGAAGAAGGTCATGATCAAGCCGTTTTACTTCGTGAAGGACGCGGCGGGCGTCATCGGGTTCGTCGGTGGCGACAATCCCGCTCCGCTGCGCCAAGCCGAAATCGACGAGATCAAGGCCCGGATCGAGGCGGCTTCCGGCAAGGAAGTGCCGAAGGTCACCTTCGAGGTCGGCGAGGAGCTCAAGATCACCGACGGTGCCTTTGCCAATCTCACCGGTCGCGTGGACGAGGTCGATCCGACCCGCGGCAAGCTCAAGATTTCCGTTTCCATTTTCGGACGGTTTACGCCCGTCGAACTCGAATACTGGCAGGTCCAGCGCGCCTCTGAAAGCTGA
- the rplJ gene encoding 50S ribosomal protein L10, which translates to MRAEKQYLIDEVNGHLKKSDYVILANFTKMTVADTAELRKRLAVEKAEFHVVKNSSFRVAAKALGLPDLEKALAGQTAVVVGGKNSAGVAKILKKFVEEKQKLEVKVGVIDKKMMSAADLAKLADLPSLEALRSQLLGLFMQTAASFVRVVDAKVKKEQPAAPAA; encoded by the coding sequence ATGAGAGCCGAAAAACAATACCTGATTGATGAGGTCAACGGGCACCTGAAGAAGTCCGATTACGTCATCCTCGCCAACTTCACCAAGATGACCGTCGCCGACACCGCCGAGTTGCGCAAGCGCCTCGCGGTGGAGAAGGCCGAGTTCCACGTCGTGAAGAACAGCTCGTTCCGTGTCGCGGCCAAGGCCCTTGGCCTGCCCGATCTGGAGAAAGCCCTGGCCGGTCAGACCGCGGTCGTCGTGGGTGGCAAAAATTCCGCCGGCGTCGCCAAGATCCTCAAGAAGTTCGTCGAGGAAAAGCAGAAGCTCGAGGTCAAGGTGGGCGTCATCGACAAGAAGATGATGAGCGCCGCCGACCTCGCCAAGCTCGCCGATCTTCCCTCCCTGGAAGCCCTGCGCTCCCAGCTCCTCGGCCTGTTCATGCAGACCGCCGCCTCGTTCGTCCGCGTCGTGGACGCCAAGGTCAAGAAGGAGCAGCCCGCTGCTCCGGCCGCCTAA
- the tuf gene encoding elongation factor Tu — MAKGTFERKKPHVNVGTIGHIDHGKTTTTAAILAVQARKGLAEVKAYSDIAKGGTVRDATKTVTISVAHVEYETAKRHYAHVDCPGHADFVKNMITGAAQMDGAILVVSAADGPMPQTKEHVLLARQVGVPKIVVFLNKVDLIEDPDLLELVEEEIRDLLTKYQFDGKNTKIVRGSATAGLAGTPEGEKAFAELMDAIDSEIAEPVREMDKPFLMSVEDVFSITGRGTVATGRIERGVVKLNETVEIVGLKDTVTTVVTGIEMFRKLLDQGQAGDNVGILLRGIDKDGIERGQVIAAVKSITPHKKAKAEIYVLSKDEGGRHTPFFTGYRPQFYFRTTDVTGVVNLPKGVEMIMPGDNIAVDIELIAPIAMEKLQKFAIREGGRTIGAGRITEIVE, encoded by the coding sequence ATGGCTAAAGGAACATTCGAACGCAAGAAGCCGCACGTCAACGTTGGCACCATCGGTCACATCGACCATGGTAAGACCACCACGACCGCCGCGATCCTGGCCGTGCAGGCCCGCAAGGGTCTCGCCGAGGTCAAGGCCTACTCCGACATCGCTAAGGGCGGCACCGTCCGTGACGCGACCAAGACTGTCACGATCTCTGTGGCCCACGTGGAATACGAGACCGCCAAGCGCCACTACGCACACGTTGACTGCCCCGGCCACGCCGACTTCGTCAAGAACATGATCACCGGCGCCGCCCAGATGGACGGTGCGATCCTCGTCGTCTCCGCTGCCGACGGTCCGATGCCGCAGACCAAGGAGCACGTGCTCCTTGCCCGTCAGGTCGGTGTGCCGAAGATCGTGGTTTTCCTCAACAAGGTCGATCTCATCGAAGATCCGGACCTCCTCGAACTCGTCGAAGAGGAAATTCGCGATCTCCTCACCAAGTATCAGTTCGACGGCAAGAACACCAAGATCGTTCGTGGTTCCGCCACCGCCGGTCTGGCCGGCACGCCCGAAGGCGAAAAGGCCTTCGCTGAGCTGATGGACGCCATCGATTCCGAGATCGCCGAGCCCGTTCGCGAGATGGACAAGCCCTTCCTGATGTCCGTTGAAGACGTCTTCTCGATCACCGGCCGCGGCACCGTTGCCACCGGTCGTATCGAGCGCGGCGTCGTCAAGCTCAACGAAACCGTTGAGATCGTCGGCCTCAAGGACACTGTCACCACGGTCGTCACCGGCATCGAAATGTTCCGCAAGCTGCTCGATCAGGGCCAGGCGGGTGACAACGTCGGCATCCTCCTTCGCGGTATCGACAAGGATGGCATCGAGCGTGGTCAGGTCATCGCTGCGGTGAAGTCCATCACCCCGCACAAGAAGGCCAAGGCCGAGATCTACGTCCTCTCCAAGGACGAGGGTGGCCGTCACACGCCGTTCTTTACCGGCTATCGCCCGCAGTTCTACTTCCGCACGACGGATGTGACCGGCGTGGTGAACCTCCCGAAGGGTGTCGAGATGATCATGCCTGGCGACAACATCGCCGTGGACATCGAGCTCATCGCGCCCATCGCGATGGAGAAACTCCAGAAATTCGCTATCCGTGAAGGCGGCCGCACCATCGGTGCCGGTCGTATCACCGAGATCGTCGAATAA